Proteins co-encoded in one Bradyrhizobium sp. 170 genomic window:
- a CDS encoding IS4 family transposase gives MGLTLRDRSAKGCLRSSEGECWIDRESSGCEFRDARLGDRFRKLLTQIGSAMGQSIPLVCQDWTNTKAAYRFFSNDRVSEADILAGHFQSTRDRAAATEGLVLVLHDTTEFSYQREKSEAIGITKSINSGRDKAGRLRSHTVCGILMHSSLAVTIEGVPLGLAAVKFWTRKKFKGTAALKKKINPTRIPIEKKESVRWLENLKQSTQLLDHPGRCIHIGDRESDIYELFCAAQEIGTHFLIRTCVDRLAGDGDHTIADEMDQVAVKGLQRIEVRDSNGDPDQAVLEIRYRKIRVLPPIGKQKRYPALTLTVIHAEERGTPKNRKKIDWKLITDLPVGSRTDAIEKLEWYGLRWKIEVFHKILKSGCKAEESKLRTAQRLTNLISLFCILSWRVFWMTMLNRSAPNAPPTLALTATEIGVLDRLVNDKPKARQKTLSHYLIKIARLGGYLARASDPPPGNTVMWRGLSRLTDIALGAMVGGEFVGN, from the coding sequence ATGGGGCTGACATTAAGGGATCGATCGGCAAAAGGCTGTTTGCGGTCCTCGGAAGGTGAATGTTGGATTGATCGAGAGAGTAGTGGATGCGAGTTTAGGGACGCGCGGCTCGGCGACAGATTCCGCAAACTGCTCACGCAGATTGGAAGCGCCATGGGACAAAGCATTCCGCTCGTCTGCCAGGATTGGACGAATACCAAGGCAGCCTACCGCTTCTTCTCTAATGACCGGGTCAGCGAAGCGGACATTCTGGCCGGCCATTTCCAATCGACACGTGATCGTGCCGCCGCCACTGAAGGTCTCGTTCTTGTGCTGCACGATACAACCGAGTTCAGCTATCAACGCGAGAAGTCAGAAGCGATCGGCATCACCAAGAGCATAAACAGTGGACGGGATAAGGCGGGTCGCCTCAGATCGCACACAGTTTGCGGCATCCTGATGCATTCGAGCCTCGCGGTTACAATCGAAGGGGTGCCGCTGGGGTTGGCGGCCGTTAAGTTCTGGACCCGGAAGAAATTCAAGGGGACGGCAGCGCTTAAAAAGAAGATCAATCCGACCCGGATTCCCATCGAGAAAAAGGAAAGCGTCCGGTGGTTGGAAAATCTCAAGCAGTCTACGCAGCTGTTGGATCATCCGGGACGATGCATCCATATTGGTGATCGCGAGAGTGACATTTACGAGCTTTTCTGCGCAGCACAGGAGATCGGAACTCATTTCCTGATCAGGACCTGCGTCGACCGCTTGGCTGGAGACGGGGATCACACGATCGCCGACGAAATGGACCAGGTCGCCGTCAAAGGGCTCCAGCGCATCGAAGTCAGAGACAGCAACGGCGATCCCGACCAGGCCGTTCTTGAGATCAGGTATCGCAAGATTCGCGTCCTGCCGCCGATCGGAAAGCAGAAGCGCTATCCCGCTCTGACCCTGACGGTGATCCATGCCGAAGAGCGCGGGACGCCGAAAAACAGAAAGAAGATCGATTGGAAGCTGATCACCGACCTGCCTGTTGGTTCCCGCACCGACGCCATTGAGAAGCTCGAATGGTATGGTTTGAGATGGAAGATCGAGGTGTTCCACAAGATCCTCAAATCGGGCTGCAAGGCTGAGGAGTCGAAGCTGAGGACCGCCCAGCGTCTGACCAACCTGATCTCGCTCTTTTGCATCCTGAGTTGGCGGGTCTTCTGGATGACGATGCTCAACCGTTCCGCCCCAAACGCGCCACCAACCCTCGCGTTGACTGCGACTGAAATCGGCGTGCTCGATCGCCTCGTCAACGACAAACCAAAAGCAAGACAGAAAACGCTCTCGCACTATCTCATCAAGATCGCCCGGCTCGGCGGTTATCTCGCCCGCGCCAGCGATCCGCCGCCCGGCAATACCGTTATGTGGCGCGGGCTGTCACGCCTCACCGACATCGCGCTGGGCGCCATGGTCGGAGGAGAATTTGTGGGTAATTGA
- a CDS encoding transposase, with protein sequence MRAKREITSALAERYRASGRLEKGRILDELCAVAGWHRKHAIRALSVDGASGSAVPRRRGRTYGASIRIALIVLWDASDRLCSKRLVAMIPFLLPALERHGRLKLSADERSKVLRVSAATIDRLLSDVKIAAAGGRRRRAGFSSAVRRQVPVRTFNDWGSPPPGYCEADLVAHGGMSVSGAFIQTLTMVDIATGWTECFPLVVREAALVVEALERAQNLFPWPVPGLDFDNDSAFMNDTVVSCRSHDVEVSRSRAYKKNDQAFVEQKNGAIVRRLVGYGRFEGLDAARSLARLFAAARLHINFFQPSFKPKEKHREGAKVIKRYLPPATPYERALVHPSLNDAFKRRLREIYRMLDPVALLAQMRDAQNELGKRVDQRAGKPAMTIAPVQSDLAAFARELGDGWKEGEQRGIHRRRHVRRKPVPRRPSMLDPYIPIIEEWLAAAPHLSAVDLLSRLEAHAPGRFSGHQRRTVQRLVKNWRSKAARQLISSTEITLSVQPTCLSI encoded by the coding sequence ATGCGCGCAAAGCGCGAGATCACATCAGCGCTGGCCGAGCGTTATCGGGCGAGCGGGCGGCTCGAGAAGGGCCGGATCCTGGACGAGCTATGCGCCGTTGCGGGATGGCATCGCAAGCACGCGATCCGAGCACTGTCAGTGGACGGGGCATCGGGATCGGCCGTGCCGCGGCGGCGGGGCCGGACCTACGGAGCTTCCATTCGCATTGCACTGATTGTGCTATGGGACGCCTCTGACCGGCTCTGCAGTAAGCGGCTCGTCGCGATGATCCCGTTCTTGCTCCCGGCACTTGAACGGCACGGCAGATTGAAGCTTTCTGCCGATGAGCGGTCGAAGGTTTTGAGGGTGAGCGCGGCGACGATCGACCGCCTGCTGAGCGACGTAAAAATCGCAGCAGCCGGAGGACGCCGTCGGCGGGCGGGCTTTTCCAGTGCCGTACGGCGGCAGGTCCCGGTGCGCACATTCAATGACTGGGGATCACCTCCGCCGGGGTACTGCGAAGCGGATCTGGTTGCGCACGGCGGCATGTCCGTATCCGGCGCCTTCATTCAGACGCTAACAATGGTGGATATCGCAACGGGGTGGACCGAATGCTTTCCGCTCGTCGTGCGTGAAGCAGCTCTTGTGGTCGAGGCTCTCGAGCGCGCGCAGAACCTATTTCCCTGGCCCGTTCCCGGGCTCGATTTTGACAACGACAGCGCCTTCATGAACGACACGGTCGTGTCGTGCCGCTCTCACGATGTTGAAGTCAGTCGTTCCAGGGCCTACAAGAAGAACGATCAGGCATTCGTTGAACAAAAGAACGGAGCTATCGTTCGCCGCCTGGTGGGCTACGGGCGGTTTGAAGGCCTTGATGCCGCTCGCTCGTTAGCTCGCCTGTTTGCGGCGGCACGGCTGCACATCAATTTCTTCCAGCCATCGTTTAAGCCGAAGGAGAAGCACCGCGAAGGTGCCAAGGTGATCAAACGCTATCTTCCTCCCGCTACGCCGTACGAAAGAGCATTGGTCCACCCGAGTCTCAATGATGCATTTAAACGTAGGCTGCGGGAGATTTACCGCATGCTTGATCCGGTGGCATTGCTGGCACAGATGCGGGACGCTCAAAATGAGCTGGGCAAGCGCGTTGATCAGCGGGCTGGAAAGCCAGCGATGACTATCGCGCCGGTGCAAAGCGACTTGGCGGCCTTTGCCCGAGAGCTCGGCGATGGTTGGAAAGAGGGTGAGCAGCGGGGCATTCATCGGCGCCGTCATGTGCGGCGCAAGCCTGTGCCACGTCGGCCATCGATGCTCGACCCCTACATCCCCATCATCGAGGAATGGCTCGCCGCGGCTCCGCACTTGTCCGCGGTCGATCTTCTCTCCCGGCTCGAAGCGCATGCGCCCGGTCGGTTCAGCGGCCATCAGCGGCGTACGGTGCAGCGATTGGTGAAGAATTGGCGATCAAAGGCCGCTCGACAACTCATCAGCAGCACAGAAATCACACTATCGGTTCAACCTACGTGTCTTAGTATCTAA
- a CDS encoding effector protein NopP: MYDPGTVVMYGRVNNWPDIPAEERYHRAANAEEAGAESQGFADAFARTRLQESAGSSSSQPSYSLVRKPPVVEIDRATFRTEVRTFHGDAINRIANNPHEYSEFVSARAKRTAEVAKEYGIRRDSEDARYYSYQLGNVSVGLQRTEAGFNMTEFESDKWREQFPGRSEVTSIVDFQVAHPLVANAGDILLEHQLRQDGERPLVNWRPANAEAKARAETMGFVEVDEDDMVLDPTQSAQWTKNSLGEWQRATKSQLYLSKVDSDTEVAADSEEDGDFM; encoded by the coding sequence ATGTATGATCCAGGTACAGTCGTCATGTACGGTCGAGTTAACAATTGGCCCGATATTCCGGCCGAAGAACGATATCATCGGGCAGCCAACGCTGAGGAAGCGGGTGCCGAAAGCCAGGGCTTCGCCGATGCGTTCGCTAGAACGCGATTGCAGGAGTCTGCTGGCAGCTCATCTTCGCAACCGAGTTATTCCCTCGTTCGGAAACCTCCTGTGGTCGAGATCGACAGAGCTACGTTCAGGACAGAAGTGAGGACCTTTCATGGCGACGCAATCAACCGCATCGCCAACAATCCACACGAGTACTCGGAATTTGTATCCGCAAGAGCTAAGCGCACAGCAGAGGTCGCTAAGGAATACGGTATCAGAAGAGATTCAGAAGACGCCCGATATTACAGCTACCAATTAGGAAATGTGAGCGTCGGCCTCCAAAGAACGGAGGCCGGATTCAACATGACTGAGTTCGAAAGCGATAAGTGGCGAGAACAGTTCCCTGGACGAAGTGAAGTCACCTCAATTGTGGATTTTCAGGTTGCTCATCCGCTTGTCGCAAACGCCGGCGATATTCTGCTCGAACATCAACTTCGGCAAGACGGCGAACGACCATTGGTGAACTGGCGTCCTGCTAATGCAGAAGCGAAGGCCCGCGCAGAGACAATGGGCTTCGTTGAAGTGGATGAGGACGACATGGTACTTGACCCCACTCAGTCCGCCCAGTGGACAAAAAACAGCCTTGGTGAATGGCAGCGCGCGACTAAATCTCAGCTTTATCTCTCCAAGGTCGACAGTGATACTGAGGTTGCAGCAGATTCCGAAGAGGATGGTGACTTTATGTAA
- a CDS encoding Ulp1 family isopeptidase, protein MRWYAELQRQQTDVDPADQAGFEQQLGELQLRSPEESSEVSSPDTPAARSHENIQRTDVGGSMRMRPRSNLRDNSFSSTRHSVDVPHADLGSAANNYRSDLRDRPFSSMRYAAPSKEQPTARTKDNKPRGLFSRVKSGLSKVFGGNHREKWSGGPASDDVYSELRIDFAKRSRPSEADLELIEEFKTALGSANRKTKTIENYVMALRMFSEFLQPKGVTLNDLLGNADLLTAYKDEFKKVASANSRNYVGGALDTLQNFQAGNPISAPAGVGTREQPMHPQDERMIRQFVENVKDYRVAPDGTRGRGTGKVPLATIKGNVQALNAFARWLRAQNKEPLAPRAFNEPMSLADDIEQYFVAGGDDRDRLSAALSHLRRIGADGLQAVGAGPRLMGRETLSAHPGDVSIINDFLTDALSKLGSDATRKEKGGASAMVSRLRSFSDWLQREGRPSIMDRINGNAEQQSSLSADYAAFSIATKRTAPLDLLRQYLGLEPQQGLRAYDDDASLIERLAKEELRNLDPASEPRRKTIRNTASAQRKFSDWLRTQGRESIASRINGNSEQRRSLDADHRAFTEAKGKLGLSLKKLRQYLQLVEANRALGVTVPQQRASSNSTSTWVRDLPTPPSESEWPPLLGPFGQAGLQEPTRSSSTWSPRVPFDFDPSQWPAPQGPVGPAGWQDLAGSSLTWSPRVPSDFEWPTPEGVPARSSDIYRDLTSFADLPSTPQEMRDDAQSRPVLSPAGRPPFFIDPSGKPQELEDIGYLVGEDWRHGSQAVPEFLLDVLDNKMLLPSSQMAPQPVSINGETYSIALGPRGRRDAQLIHHPGPSSVPDARIGASRASVSAGDRSGRVLGADEWLGDAHIQRDYELLSQELQQNNPNLAARTRFVDPLIAFQVGHGTDGDALNAFHRIVNDRNGNDTADFLFLPVSDASATDLRRRGSHWSLLLVDRRDRDRPVAYHYDSFKPYNAGPAAMLASRVGAHLQDANIRRQSNGHDCGVFVVDGTRALVRRLAGRRRADLSLLYLVVDRQALQNRLSG, encoded by the coding sequence ATGCGCTGGTACGCCGAGCTGCAGCGGCAACAGACCGACGTTGACCCTGCGGATCAAGCTGGCTTCGAGCAGCAATTGGGCGAGCTGCAACTCCGCTCTCCTGAGGAGAGTTCCGAGGTTAGTTCCCCCGACACTCCAGCCGCACGGTCGCATGAAAACATCCAGCGTACGGACGTTGGTGGTTCGATGCGAATGCGGCCAAGGTCCAACCTGCGGGACAATTCGTTCAGCAGCACGCGTCACAGTGTCGATGTTCCGCACGCTGATCTTGGCTCGGCTGCAAATAATTACCGGTCTGACTTGCGGGACAGGCCATTCAGCAGCATGCGTTACGCAGCGCCCTCGAAGGAACAACCTACGGCGCGGACGAAGGACAACAAGCCGCGTGGACTGTTCTCTCGGGTCAAATCAGGGTTAAGCAAAGTCTTTGGAGGAAACCACCGTGAGAAGTGGTCCGGCGGCCCAGCGTCTGATGACGTCTACTCGGAGCTTCGCATCGACTTTGCAAAGCGCAGTCGCCCGTCCGAAGCAGACCTGGAGCTGATTGAAGAGTTCAAGACGGCATTGGGCAGCGCGAACCGTAAGACGAAGACGATCGAGAATTATGTGATGGCTCTTCGAATGTTCAGCGAATTCCTCCAACCCAAAGGCGTCACTCTGAACGACCTGCTTGGCAATGCTGATCTGCTGACAGCCTATAAAGATGAATTTAAGAAGGTGGCGAGCGCCAATAGCAGGAACTATGTGGGTGGAGCCTTGGATACACTCCAGAATTTCCAGGCTGGAAATCCCATATCCGCTCCAGCTGGGGTGGGTACGCGAGAGCAGCCGATGCATCCCCAAGACGAGCGGATGATCCGCCAGTTCGTGGAAAACGTCAAAGACTACAGAGTTGCTCCCGATGGTACTAGAGGCCGCGGGACTGGTAAGGTCCCGCTTGCTACGATCAAGGGCAATGTGCAGGCGCTCAACGCGTTTGCTCGTTGGCTCCGAGCGCAGAACAAGGAGCCCCTGGCTCCTCGGGCATTTAACGAGCCAATGTCGCTCGCCGACGACATCGAGCAGTACTTCGTAGCTGGCGGCGATGATCGTGACCGCCTCAGCGCGGCATTGTCTCATCTCCGCAGGATCGGCGCTGACGGGCTCCAAGCTGTCGGTGCCGGGCCCCGCCTGATGGGGCGCGAAACATTGTCGGCTCATCCGGGGGACGTCTCCATCATCAATGACTTTTTGACGGACGCTCTATCCAAGCTTGGCTCCGACGCGACTCGCAAGGAGAAAGGCGGCGCTTCGGCGATGGTTTCCAGGCTACGCTCCTTTAGTGATTGGCTTCAAAGAGAGGGCAGGCCGAGCATCATGGACCGTATCAACGGCAATGCTGAGCAGCAGTCGTCATTGAGCGCAGATTATGCGGCGTTCAGCATAGCCACAAAGCGGACAGCCCCACTCGATCTCCTTCGACAATACCTGGGTCTGGAGCCCCAACAAGGACTTCGTGCTTATGACGATGACGCCAGCCTGATCGAGAGGCTGGCCAAGGAAGAGCTGAGAAACCTCGACCCAGCTTCCGAACCGAGAAGAAAAACAATTCGTAATACTGCTTCGGCCCAACGCAAGTTCAGTGATTGGCTCCGCACACAGGGTAGGGAGAGCATCGCGAGCCGAATCAACGGCAATAGTGAGCAGCGACGCTCGCTGGACGCAGACCACCGGGCTTTCACGGAAGCCAAAGGAAAACTTGGCCTGAGTCTCAAGAAACTCAGGCAGTATCTGCAACTCGTTGAGGCAAACCGAGCGCTGGGTGTGACCGTCCCTCAGCAGAGGGCTAGCTCGAACTCAACCTCAACCTGGGTGCGAGATTTGCCGACTCCGCCGTCCGAAAGTGAGTGGCCGCCGCTGCTAGGTCCGTTTGGGCAGGCCGGCTTGCAGGAACCGACTAGGTCGAGCTCCACCTGGTCTCCGCGCGTGCCGTTCGACTTTGATCCAAGTCAGTGGCCGGCGCCGCAAGGCCCGGTTGGACCGGCCGGTTGGCAGGACCTGGCCGGTTCGAGCTTAACCTGGTCTCCACGAGTGCCGTCCGACTTCGAGTGGCCAACTCCGGAGGGCGTGCCAGCTCGGTCCTCAGACATCTACCGCGATCTAACTTCTTTCGCTGATCTGCCGTCCACACCCCAGGAAATGCGTGACGATGCGCAGTCAAGGCCCGTGCTCAGCCCCGCCGGCAGACCGCCGTTCTTCATCGATCCATCAGGCAAGCCGCAAGAGCTCGAGGATATCGGATATCTCGTCGGCGAGGATTGGCGGCATGGCTCACAGGCGGTGCCGGAGTTCCTGCTCGATGTACTGGACAATAAAATGCTGTTGCCGAGTTCGCAAATGGCTCCCCAGCCGGTCTCTATCAACGGTGAGACCTACTCCATCGCATTGGGGCCGCGAGGACGCCGCGACGCCCAACTGATCCATCACCCTGGCCCATCCTCAGTTCCTGATGCCCGGATCGGCGCTTCAAGGGCGAGTGTCTCTGCCGGCGACCGCAGCGGACGGGTGCTCGGAGCCGACGAATGGCTGGGTGATGCGCATATCCAGCGGGACTACGAGCTGCTGTCGCAGGAGTTGCAGCAAAACAATCCAAACCTCGCCGCCCGGACCCGGTTCGTCGATCCTCTCATCGCCTTTCAGGTGGGCCATGGTACGGACGGCGACGCCCTGAACGCATTCCATCGCATTGTCAACGATCGGAATGGCAACGATACGGCCGACTTCCTGTTCCTGCCGGTGAGTGATGCGAGTGCTACGGACCTCCGTCGCCGCGGCTCCCATTGGTCGTTGCTGCTGGTAGATCGCCGCGATCGCGACAGGCCGGTTGCCTATCATTACGACTCCTTCAAGCCATACAATGCCGGACCTGCAGCAATGCTCGCATCGCGGGTGGGAGCCCATTTGCAAGATGCCAACATACGCAGGCAGAGCAACGGCCATGATTGCGGAGTCTTTGTGGTCGACGGTACCCGGGCGCTGGTCAGACGGCTCGCGGGAAGACGACGGGCAGACCTGAGCCTCCTCTACCTCGTCGTCGATCGGCAGGCACTGCAAAACCGGCTAAGTGGGTGA